A stretch of Ipomoea triloba cultivar NCNSP0323 chromosome 13, ASM357664v1 DNA encodes these proteins:
- the LOC116002350 gene encoding DEAD-box ATP-dependent RNA helicase 47, mitochondrial — MPALSATRAFLHFGDSLSLRNLSGLTRIPPLNGRVRFLSDFGPLTLASLGLKNDVETISRNAKNKLQEGVSTIEVPKNNTKKKVNQKRNNGVKETKSIDIGAAPFAAKSFSELGLPSLLIERLEKEGFTVPTDVQAAAIPTILRNHDVVIQSYTGSGKTLAYLLPILSHVFPLNGVNSSSDQAQNRTDIEAVIVAPSRELGMQIVRETEKLLGPDRRLVQQLVGGANRSRQEEALKKNKPAIVVGTPGRIAEISAAGKLHTHGCRYLVLDEVDELLAFNFREDMQRILDHVGRRSGAGLRASSSSVKRAERQTILVSATVPFSVIRAARSWGCDPLLVQANMVTPLQSLPPGSVDFSGTPTSASLNSNFQAQPAVQSLPPNLNHYYCVTRIQHKVEVLRRCIHALDAKSVIAFMNHTKQLKDAVYKLEARGMKAAELHGDLSKLARSTILKDFRNGEVRVLLTSELSARGLDVPECDLVVNLELPTDSIHYAHRAGRTGRLGRKGNVVTICEEAEVFVVRKLQKQLSIPIQSCEFAEGKLVITKDE; from the coding sequence ATGCCTGCTCTATCTGCAACAAGGGCATTTCTACATTTTGGGGATTCCTTATCACTGAGAAATCTTTCTGGGCTTACTAGAATACCTCCACTTAATGGCAGAGTAAGGTTTTTAAGTGACTTTGGTCCTCTTACACTAGCTAGCCTTGGATTGAAGAATGATGTTGAAACGATAAGCAGGAATGCTAAAAATAAGCTTCAGGAGGGTGTTTCCACAATTGAAGTCCCCAAGAACAATACCAAGAAAAAGGTGAACCAGAAAAGAAACAATGGAGTGAAAGAGACGAAGTCCATAGACATAGGGGCAGCACCTTTTGCTGCAAAATCCTTTTCTGAGCTTGGCCTGCCATCTTTACTGATTGAAAGACTTGAGAAGGAAGGATTTACAGTTCCAACAGACGTTCAGGCTGCTGCAATTCCAACTATTCTTAGAAATCATGATGTTGTTATTCAGTCCTACACTGGTTCAGGAAAAACATTGGCATATCTTCTTCCAATACTCTCCCATGTTTTCCCTTTGAATGGTGTAAATTCAAGCAGTGATCAAGCTCAGAACAGAACAGATATAGAAGCTGTTATTGTGGCTCCTTCAAGGGAACTTGGTATGCAGATTGTCAGGGAAACTGAAAAGCTATTAGGACCTGACAGAAGACTGGTTCAGCAGCTTGTTGGAGGTGCAAACCGATCAAGACAGGAAGAAGCACTCAAGAAAAATAAGCCAGCCATCGTAGTTGGTACTCCTGGTCGGATTGCAGAAATCAGTGCAGCTGGAAAGCTTCACACTCATGGCTGTCGTTACTTGGTTTTAGATGAAGTTGATGAGCTTCTTGCATTCAATTTTCGGGAGGACATGCAGCGGATACTAGATCATGTGGGAAGGAGATCTGGTGCCGGACTGCGTGCTTCAAGCAGTTCTGTGAAGCGGGCAGAGCGACAGACTATACTGGTCTCTGCAACAGTGCCATTTTCAGTGATTAGGGCTGCTAGAAGTTGGGGTTGTGACCCACTACTTGTCCAAGCCAACATGGTCACCCCGCTTCAATCTCTGCCTCCTGGATCTGTAGATTTCTCTGGAACACCTACCAGTGCTAGTTTGAACTCCAACTTCCAGGCTCAGCCTGCTGTTCAGAGCTTACCACCTAATCTAAATCACTATTATTGTGTCACAAGAATACAGCACAAAGTTGAAGTGCTAAGAAGATGTATACATGCTCTGGACGCCAAGTCTGTAATAGCATTTATGAACCATACTAAACAACTGAAAGACGCTGTTTATAAACTAGAAGCTCGTGGTATGAAAGCTGCAGAACTACATGGTGACCTTAGCAAATTAGCGAGATCAACCATTTTAAAGGACTTCAGAAATGGAGAGGTCAGGGTGCTGCTGACAAGTGAACTTTCCGCTAGAGGTTTGGATGTGCCAGAGTGTGATCTTGTAGTGAATCTGGAATTACCTACTGACTCAATTCATTACGCACATAGAGCTGGACGTACAGGCCGGCTTGGACGAAAGGGTAATGTGGTCACCATATGTGAGGAAGCAGAAGTTTTTGTTGTAAGAAAGTTACAGAAGCAGCTCAGTATCCCCATTCAAAGTTGTGAGTTTGCTGAAGGAAAACTAGTTATTACTAAAGACGAATAA
- the LOC116002351 gene encoding CASP-like protein 4A4, which yields MKQERNLPAVPHGLVAANSPAVSPLSIPNSPAQPLFRSPLSIPNSPAQPLFQTPTPSPYSFSVASTRLATRPPEHLFNLLLRSLAVLLSFVAAISLAAPSSRRGKGTEIFYYHTELLYSFVVYVLTFFYSAFQLFKGVCDIGYRGILISDKTSDYTSFIFDQLAAYLVISSSSVAAIAIQHMRTNAPLWKASRIAVGMSFPTFVVIAISALLSGYKLCKRIIW from the exons atgaaacaAGAAAGGAACTTACCAGCCGTTCCTCATGGCTTGGTGGCAGCGAATTCCCCGGCAGTGTCACCGTTGTCAATCCCAAATTCTCCGGCACAGCCATTATTTCGGTCACCGTTGTCAATCCCGAATTCTCCGGCACAGCCATTATTTCAAACACCAACACCCTCACCCTATTCGTTCTCAGTAGCTTCCACAAGATTGGCCACAAGACCACCTGAACATCTTTTCAATCTTCTCCTTAGGTCACTGGCAGTGCTGTTATCCTTCGTCGCCGCCATCTCTCTGGCTGCTCCATCTTCTAGAAGGGGGAAAGGCACagagatattttattatcataCAGAATTGCT ATACAGCTTTGTTGTATACGTATTGACTTTCTTCTACTCCGCGTTTCAACTATTCAAAGGTGTTTGTGACATTGGTTACAGAGGCATTTTAATCTCAGACAAGACCTCAGACTACACAAGTTTCATTTTCGACCAG TTGGCAGCTTACCTTGTTATATCCTCCTCCTCTGTTGCTGCAATAGCAATTCAGCATATGAGAACCAATGCACCACTCTGGAAGGCATCAAGAATTGCTGTTGGCATGTCATTTCCCACTTTTGTTGTCATTGCAATTTCTGCTCTGTTATCAGGATACAAGCTCTGTAAAAGGATCATATGGTAA